The proteins below are encoded in one region of Clostridium pasteurianum DSM 525 = ATCC 6013:
- the metA gene encoding homoserine O-acetyltransferase MetA, whose translation MPVKIRDDLPAAEILNRENIFIMPENRAVHQDIRSLKIAILNLMPNKISTEVQLLRLISNTSLQTDVELLHPKTHISKNVSQEYLMTYYKTFDQVKEQKFDGLIITGAPVEQLSFENVNYWDELKDIMEWSIHNVHSTLHICWGAQAGLNYHYNVPKYSLEEKISGVFSHKVIKKNTKLLRGFDDEFFVPHSRYSEVRRSDIEKVKELSILSESEEAGVYIVSAKNGRQIFVIGHSEYDPFTLKEEYERDVNNKLNPKVPKNYFLNDDPKGEPIVRWRSHGNLLFSNWLNYYVYQETPYDLKKIK comes from the coding sequence ATGCCCGTTAAAATAAGGGATGATTTGCCTGCTGCTGAAATTTTAAATAGGGAAAATATATTTATAATGCCTGAAAACAGAGCGGTTCATCAAGATATTAGATCATTAAAAATTGCCATTTTAAATCTTATGCCCAATAAAATATCTACAGAGGTGCAATTATTGAGATTAATTAGTAATACTTCTTTACAGACTGATGTGGAATTATTACATCCCAAAACTCATATATCAAAGAATGTATCTCAAGAATACTTGATGACTTATTATAAGACCTTTGATCAAGTTAAAGAACAAAAATTTGATGGACTTATTATAACTGGAGCACCTGTAGAACAATTAAGTTTTGAGAATGTTAATTATTGGGATGAACTTAAAGATATAATGGAATGGAGTATACATAATGTACATTCAACACTTCACATATGTTGGGGTGCACAGGCTGGACTTAATTATCATTATAATGTACCTAAGTATTCTTTAGAAGAAAAAATATCTGGCGTATTTTCACATAAGGTGATTAAAAAGAATACTAAGCTTTTAAGAGGTTTTGATGATGAATTTTTTGTTCCCCATTCAAGATATTCAGAGGTTAGACGATCTGATATAGAAAAAGTAAAGGAATTATCTATACTGTCGGAATCAGAAGAAGCTGGAGTTTATATAGTTTCTGCTAAAAATGGTAGACAAATCTTTGTGATAGGTCATTCGGAATATGATCCTTTCACTCTTAAAGAGGAATATGAAAGAGACGTAAATAATAAGCTTAATCCTAAAGTACCTAAAAATTATTTCTTAAATGATGATCCAAAAGGAGAGCCCATAGTAAGATGGAGAAGCCATGGAAATTTATTGTTTTCAAATTGGTTAAATTACTACGTTTATCAAGAAACGCCATATGATTTAAAAAAGATAAAGTAA
- a CDS encoding MBL fold metallo-hydrolase, giving the protein MNISFLGGANEVGGSCILISVSNKNILLDCGIRQSSSKDPLPDFKTIQDKGGLDAIIISHAHMDHIGSLPIISKEYPFAKIYTTIMTKDLMKVLLYDSLKIMNNRELEIPLYAEADVENMMNRIVAINYMREIEILKGIKLTFHIAGHIAGAACSYIISNEGTIFYSGDFSIFSQKTIDGLKVPKLRPDVAIFETTYGDRLHSNREVEEQRLLDFIRECEVNKGKILIPAFALGRAQEILLIIKKALNKNIIKNIKVYVDGMIKDINRVYKINPLYLKNSLGKKILKGVEPFYDDNIIPVDNKELRNKILEEKEPCVIVSSSGMLTGGYSQYYAEKIASMENGYIIMTGYQDEESPGRKLLNLLDKDEDRVIEINGKLIPVNCNVEKVGLSAHSDKSEIKSLINLLTPNNIFMVHGNEEIVKSFTKELFKEVRGRVYAPECGESYDINIKNPRKQLKRQIKRIIGINDILDESNIKKLWEFIFENYGERLFTIEELIYIWYGDNKIKSIDIDRIEKLVLNSVYFDNDMRRLFLFKCKTIDEVEEETKERELKPNEINEIVKKYFNEFHFKKASIMYEEKKIILSFDFPYTVNKTIYDSIENFKEKINWKVEINPSVNINAVNVLIRELFYDVSIKKISYRMEDKKIQLILNSQYNCNGSILKEFKEKTGLDLLIQNSVEIDNELNNSIIEVKNKIFRMEQNQALNFIDDAFKEEEFKPYKKSVKSSGEGKYIELFFITSSIGNKYKEKLKSLVENTGWNMSISHSANQNEIINFAVMLCKKNDIILKRNPSFNSSNLSVLLKPENKDANELKPIKEEFEYKTGCVLNW; this is encoded by the coding sequence ATGAATATTTCATTTTTAGGGGGAGCTAATGAGGTTGGAGGAAGTTGTATACTTATTAGCGTATCCAATAAAAATATATTATTAGATTGTGGAATAAGACAGAGTAGTTCTAAAGATCCATTACCAGATTTTAAAACTATTCAAGATAAAGGCGGATTAGATGCCATAATTATAAGTCATGCTCATATGGATCATATAGGTTCTTTGCCAATTATAAGTAAAGAATATCCTTTTGCAAAGATATATACTACTATAATGACAAAGGATTTAATGAAAGTTCTTCTTTATGACAGCTTAAAAATAATGAATAATAGAGAACTTGAAATTCCATTGTATGCAGAAGCGGATGTAGAAAATATGATGAATAGAATTGTTGCTATAAATTATATGAGAGAAATAGAAATTTTGAAAGGCATAAAATTAACTTTTCATATAGCAGGTCATATTGCAGGTGCAGCTTGCAGCTATATTATTTCAAATGAAGGTACTATATTTTATTCAGGAGATTTTTCTATATTTTCTCAAAAGACTATAGATGGATTAAAAGTGCCCAAATTAAGGCCAGATGTGGCGATTTTTGAGACTACTTATGGTGATAGACTTCATTCAAACAGAGAGGTTGAAGAACAAAGACTTTTAGATTTCATAAGGGAATGTGAAGTTAACAAAGGCAAAATCTTAATACCCGCTTTTGCACTGGGGAGAGCTCAAGAAATTTTACTTATTATAAAAAAGGCTCTGAATAAAAATATAATAAAGAATATAAAAGTTTATGTAGATGGCATGATAAAGGATATAAATAGAGTATATAAAATTAATCCATTATATTTAAAGAATTCCTTGGGGAAAAAGATATTAAAGGGTGTGGAGCCCTTTTATGATGATAATATAATTCCTGTAGACAATAAAGAACTAAGAAATAAAATATTGGAAGAAAAAGAACCTTGTGTGATAGTATCTAGTTCTGGAATGCTTACAGGTGGGTATAGTCAATATTATGCTGAGAAGATAGCATCTATGGAAAATGGATATATAATTATGACAGGATATCAGGATGAAGAATCTCCTGGAAGAAAGCTATTAAATCTTTTGGATAAAGATGAAGATAGGGTAATTGAAATTAATGGTAAATTAATACCTGTAAACTGTAATGTAGAAAAAGTAGGACTTTCCGCCCATAGCGATAAAAGTGAAATAAAATCACTAATAAATTTATTGACACCCAATAATATATTCATGGTACATGGCAATGAAGAAATAGTAAAAAGTTTTACAAAAGAACTCTTTAAAGAAGTAAGAGGAAGAGTATACGCTCCAGAATGTGGAGAGAGTTATGATATAAATATAAAAAATCCAAGAAAACAATTAAAAAGACAAATAAAGAGAATTATAGGAATTAATGATATTTTAGATGAAAGCAATATAAAGAAATTATGGGAATTTATATTTGAAAATTATGGTGAAAGGCTTTTTACAATAGAAGAACTTATTTATATATGGTATGGAGATAATAAGATAAAGTCTATAGACATTGATAGAATTGAAAAATTAGTATTGAACAGTGTATATTTCGATAATGATATGAGAAGATTATTTTTATTTAAATGTAAAACTATAGATGAAGTAGAAGAAGAAACTAAGGAAAGGGAACTTAAGCCCAATGAGATCAATGAAATTGTAAAAAAATACTTTAATGAATTTCATTTTAAGAAAGCTAGTATTATGTATGAAGAGAAAAAAATAATTTTAAGTTTTGATTTTCCGTATACTGTTAATAAAACTATATATGATAGTATAGAAAATTTTAAAGAGAAAATAAATTGGAAAGTGGAGATAAATCCTTCAGTAAATATAAATGCAGTAAATGTTCTTATAAGAGAATTATTTTACGATGTAAGCATAAAGAAAATATCTTATAGAATGGAAGATAAAAAAATACAGTTAATATTGAATTCACAATATAATTGTAATGGGAGTATACTAAAAGAATTTAAAGAAAAGACAGGGTTAGATTTGTTGATACAAAATAGTGTAGAAATAGATAATGAATTAAATAACTCTATTATAGAGGTTAAAAATAAAATATTTAGGATGGAGCAAAATCAAGCTTTGAATTTCATAGATGATGCTTTTAAAGAAGAAGAATTTAAGCCTTATAAAAAAAGTGTAAAATCATCAGGTGAAGGAAAGTATATAGAATTATTTTTTATAACTTCATCAATAGGTAATAAATATAAAGAAAAGCTGAAAAGTTTGGTAGAAAATACAGGATGGAATATGTCTATATCCCATAGTGCAAATCAAAATGAAATAATAAATTTTGCAGTAATGCTATGTAAAAAAAATGATATAATTTTAAAGAGGAATCCATCATTTAATAGTTCTAATTTAAGTGTTTTATTAAAGCCAGAAAACAAAGATGCAAATGAACTGAAACCTATAAAGGAAGAATTTGAGTATAAAACAGGATGTGTGCTTAATTGGTAG